The DNA region ACGACATTTCTTATctcaatttcattttttaaaatcttacttCAATCTCagtaaacactgatgcttgctgacaactaataactacattatttaagTGCATTCCTTTCAACGATAGGATCAAACTTATGATTCctgtttaatattaaaatattttctttgaaatctaaatgaatattttcctgCCAGGGTTGCTTAAACACTCCCTCACCTGAACTTGCTGCGAGGGAGACgaagaaaataaaagcaaataagcaGCAGCAAGAAAAAGTctgatgctcaagacataatcttttaagtaataacatataaaaaattaGCAAATATATAACTGAAGTTAGTGGCACAACagtgaagcattcattaaatccttattttccacagAGCAAATCAAATTATCCAAAAATACAATTTGTGTGTTGTAAAAAGtatctttttgaaacaaatttagtTTGCTATCATTTTTATCTtgattttgttggtcagttatctataaacaagaataacgaaaAACATTTGAGGTGATGCGCTTCTAAacttttgtaggttgtaatttgtttgcaatattttgcttgaatttaattgtattatctttcaatttctaaatatgttggtgactaaaatattattttaaaaaatatatctgattAATGAATCTGTTTTTACATCCACTAAAATTCattaatattcactgagaaatgggtaAAAACATTCACATTCACTGTGTATATTACAAGAAATGTCTTTAATTTAATGTGCCCATTATTTTACCAtttttccagcaccccagctgctTCTCACAGATATCTTTTAGCTAAAAGTTTTCTTTATGATGATttgcaataatatatttgtttatattagattagtcaataccaaagccaaaactggagTTACTTTATGAAAAAGACTTAAATCACAGTGCAACATTTAGTACCCCTAAATTAATAAGGGAAAATTTTGgggggaaaatatatataaaatgaaacagtaataaacagaaaaaatgaagagaaacataaaacatatatgtatgtgtgtgcgggGAAAAGTACatgtaaatatagtaaaataataataataaaattatatatatatatatcaaatagcTACATCTTTtctaaaagaatgaaaaataatcCTCTATAAAATATATCAATGTTTGTATGTGATGtcctttttattcttttataaaacCCTAATATGTATTACAGTATTGTGTACACTAAAACGTCTGTCTAAATCTTActgattataaaatgtttttttttctttaataattttgtattttaggACATAATATGTAATAAACTCTCCGCGAACTATAAAGCTCGCCTACGTTGATTTGATTGGCTAGCATTTTGATATTATCAGCTAGCTGTCATTTCTGAGGCAGACCATGACAGGGACTGTTGTTTACGTTACTGTTTACGACGAtacattgtaaatgaataattcactAAAAATGACCCCAAAACGGTCTAAGCAGAGTAATAATTAAagaatatttatgaaaaaaaaaaaaaacacgaagcCCTGAGACGCTGTTCGAAATATTCCAAAAGTGACGTCACTCGATAGAACATAAACGCTCGCATAACTTACATTTCTTACATCAGTTCAGTGATCATCCAAGCTACTGTAAGGATCATTATTTGGACGTGTTAACAGATTTTCACCAAATCTAATGGATAACGAACATCTGTCGACTTATTTTACAAGCGAACACATGAGTGAACTCGAAGACTTTCTGAGTGAAGCGACACAGCCTGTGGTTGTCCACGCGATGGCAGCAACAGTACCTGTGTTTGGTGAAGGAGTGAACGGAGAGGTGGCTCCAGTGCTGGAAAACATGGACGAGGAATGTACTGCGGCGTCTGATGCCAGTACGACACTTGATGAGCCCTTCTCTGTTAATGTTGAGAAAACAACCGGTGAGCCTGTCAGCAAACACTCAAGTTGTCTAtggtttaaaataatgattaaaactggGGACAGAAAAAGCTattagaatattaaaataatgtataaatgaCAAAAGAGACGTTACATAACCctaaccccccaaaaaaaatcaattatgGGGGTTTTAACAGAACATTTGTGTTTGAGGAAAATTGCCCTGAAGTGAGACATGGGCCTAGTCAAAGCGTTAAATGCCCAGCGTTCACACACGCACTATATTCTTCGGTTTAGTCCCGAATTCATCCGcctttctagccacaacccagtactcttgacatttgcagtaaaaaaaaaaaaaaaaaaaatcaaaatataaattcccaaagtatatgttaacattacattgaaacatctgtttatattttttaaaacatctaaccacagagttatgggatcagaaaaatatcaatctgtgaaCATTAGTTATATTTTAACGGAGTAATATAAATGGGTTacggatgtgaccaaaaaaagttagtgagtttacagtatacaacatactttgtagaaattatgtGAATTCAACTGCATAACCCAAAATAAACGACGCTAattaaaaggataagagttgcctCTCTATAcaacaaaaatgatttattttatttgacagttttgcatttatgaggaaagaGCTTCGTTACGGATGTGACGTGTGAAATTGACACTTTGGAACTTTGGtatatcaaatataatagtttgaaaacattgacagacatTTTTAAGTATGTTTAAAGTACTGTTAAACACTtgctcacacaaacaaacatacaaacactgTTTTACTGTTTTGGTGAAAACTTGTCATGGCAAGgctgacatttgcatggaattgctcatggggagactcaacaaatggtaataatgaacatttacaaagtgatgtaatactttcaTTAAAAATCTAGAGACTGATGTGAACAGCATGATTTGTATATCAAATTCAGTTTAatatgtgatatgactaaaaattggtcataaatacacatttttcatGACTTAACAAGCTGATTTTTTTCACTTGGCCtggccaattaaaaaaaaaatttaaatttttgtatagaaacatataaatattttcttataTATGCCTAAACAATTACTTATTGTCATGTTTCAAATAttctcttttattttctttttttctttgttcaacTAAGAAGTTCAAACAGGAGGCAGAAGGAGGAGAAGAATCCATGCTTTCTTCAAGAGAGTGTGGAAGGCCATAAAGAAGCCTTTCCTCTGCTGCAGACGGAGAAGAGTGGGGACTCAAATACCACAGGGGGATCCACACACAAACGATGTAGAGATTGATTTGGATCCAGAGCCTGTCCCTAGAACTTCTGGGCTCCAGAATACTGTTGATCTGAATCCAGGTCCAAAACCTGTCCTTGGAACGTCTTGGTGCAGGAATACTTGTGATCTGAATCCAGATCCAGAACTTGTAATTGGAACGTCTGGGTGCAAGAATACTGTTGATCTGAATCCAGATCCAGAACTTGTCCTTGGAACGTCTGGGTGCAAGAATACTGTTGATCTGAATCCAGATCCAGAACTTGTCCTTGGAACGTCTGAGTGCAAGAATACTGTTGATCTGAATCCAGATCCAGAACTTGTCCTTGGAACATCTGGGTGCAAGACTACTGTTGATCTGAATCCAGATCCAGAACCTGCTCCTGGAATGTTTGGGCGGCAGTCTACTGTTGATCCGGTTCCAGATCTAGAACCTGCCCCTAGAGCATCTGGGTTGCAGTTTACTGTTAATTCGGTTCCAGATCCAGAATCTGCCCCTAGAGCGCCTGGGAGGCAGTTTACTGTTGATTTGGTTCCGGATCCAGAGCCTGTCCCTAGAGCGTCTGGGTGCCAGAATTCAGTTGATCCGGTTCCAAATCCAGGGTATGAGCTTAGAAACTGCAAGAGCCAGTTTGCTATTGATATAGATTCAGATCCAGATTCAGATCCAGAttcagagcctgtccctggaccatCTGGGCTCCAGGACACAGCTAATGGGGAATCATCATCTGCCACAGGACCAAATAGAGGTGAGTCTGATTTCAGGACTCGGAAGTCATGTCCAAAACATAAACACAAAGTGTCAAATTCAATTTTGAGACAAACAGAACTATTATAAATGCTACTGTAATATATTTGATCATTCAAGGTATCAGTGTGAGAGAATTGAAAACACTTaacctcttctttttttttttcagtatttatgaAGAGTCTCTACAGATTGGGAGATATTCTGGGAACTGGAAGCTTCGGCGTAACCTACAAAGCAATCCGTAAATCTGATGGCAAGGAGGTAAAGCTCTTTGTGTACAATTTGCTTCTTATGTAACTTGTACCCTTAATCCAAGCTTGTCAATAATACGTGAAAAACTAATACTTGGATATTTGCTTTGCAGGTTGCCATCAAGAGGATCCGCAAGAGACACGGTGACCATTACATATCAGTAGTAAGTTGGCAAAACTTCACTCAATATTTGATTCTTTATTGGTTTGGACACTATTACTGTTGCATAGTTGAATTTTAAAAGGCAAAATCCAGTCATTTCTGAAATAATATGTTCAAGcctaataaaataatgtttagggcttaggtctcaaactcaattcctggagagccgcagctcttcttagttttgctccaaccctgaaaaaatatagctgatcctaataatcgaggtgttcaaaagagtcttgaacacctttattagtggaatcagctgtgtttgatcagggttggagcaaaactatgcagagccggtgcgaccctccaggaatcaagtttgagacctatgctttagatgaaatctgagagctcccccATCCACCATAGACACCAATGGTCCAGGGGCATTCAAAGACAAGAAAAGgagccaaaaacattgtcaaaacaaatTTTTCCCTCCTGTACCAGGTCAGGGTGCACATTTTCTACAGGCAGTTTGATTTACTGTCAGAGTCAGCGAGACGCAAGTGTCTTATTACCTGTAGTAAATGCACACCCTGACCTGATGTGGAAGAATTGGTCAAACAAAGTTTTTTACAGTTTCataagtgttcttggagcttcgtatgattacacTTGAAACTGACTTTGAGTGCCTAAGGAACGCTACTGTCTgtggaggataagggagctctcagatttaatctaaaatatcttcattgagAATATCTTCTCTAGGGGTTGAAATAACATGAAGGAAAGTCTAGTTGAACTTATCCATGAAATAATGGTGATCTTTCTTCACATCTACAGCTAGTAACCcttgttctctttttctttttagcCTGGTTATTCCAAACCAGTACTAAGAGAAGTGGCGTTTATGCTCATGCTGAAAGATCCTTCCAAGAGCATATACCTGATAGAAATGTACGAGTGGTTTGATCAAGAAGGGTTCATTTCACTTGTTTTGGAATACCCCAAACCTTGTACATCCCTGCGGATCTTTGTAAAGCGACGTCACACGCTGAAGGAACCAATTGCACGCTGCTTGCTGCACCAGTTAATCCTGGGAATCCAGCACTCCCTTGACCATGGAATTTCTCACAATGACTTGCATGCTGAAAACATCCTGGTGAACACAAACACATTGGAGCTCAAGGT from Danio rerio strain Tuebingen ecotype United States chromosome 8, GRCz12tu, whole genome shotgun sequence includes:
- the LOC137496313 gene encoding uncharacterized protein isoform X2, giving the protein MDNEHLSTYFTSEHMSELEDFLSEATQPVVVHAMAATVPVFGEGVNGEVAPVLENMDEECTAASDASTTLDEPFSVNVEKTTVQTGGRRRRRIHAFFKRVWKAIKKPFLCCRRRRVGTQIPQGDPHTNDVEIDLDPEPVPRTSGLQNTVDLNPGPKPVLGTSWCRNTCDLNPDPELVIGTSGCKNTVDLNPDPELVLGTSGCKNTVDLNPDPELVLGTSECKNTVDLNPDPELVLGTSGCKTTVDLNPDPEPAPGMFGRQSTVDPVPDLEPAPRASGLQFTVNSVPDPESAPRAPGRQFTVDLVPDPEPVPRASGCQNSVDPVPNPGYELRNCKSQFAIDIDSDPDSDPDSEPVPGPSGLQDTANGESSSATGPNRVFMKSLYRLGDILGTGSFGVTYKAIRKSDGKEVAIKRIRKRHGDHYISVPGYSKPVLREVAFMLMLKDPSKSIYLIEMYEWFDQEGFISLVLEYPKPCTSLRIFVKRRHTLKEPIARCLLHQLILGIQHSLDHGISHNDLHAENILVNTNTLELKVIDFGCASKYEDEEQRIIILGNIWSVGHLLYFMVNGKVPVYSRDEWQPRLLFKPKISSECCDLIEKCLNHNLETLEEVMQHEWLKKV
- the LOC137496313 gene encoding uncharacterized protein isoform X1, whose product is MDNEHLSTYFTSEHMSELEDFLSEATQPVVVHAMAATVPVFGEGVNGEVAPVLENMDEECTAASDASTTLDEPFSVNVEKTTEVQTGGRRRRRIHAFFKRVWKAIKKPFLCCRRRRVGTQIPQGDPHTNDVEIDLDPEPVPRTSGLQNTVDLNPGPKPVLGTSWCRNTCDLNPDPELVIGTSGCKNTVDLNPDPELVLGTSGCKNTVDLNPDPELVLGTSECKNTVDLNPDPELVLGTSGCKTTVDLNPDPEPAPGMFGRQSTVDPVPDLEPAPRASGLQFTVNSVPDPESAPRAPGRQFTVDLVPDPEPVPRASGCQNSVDPVPNPGYELRNCKSQFAIDIDSDPDSDPDSEPVPGPSGLQDTANGESSSATGPNRVFMKSLYRLGDILGTGSFGVTYKAIRKSDGKEVAIKRIRKRHGDHYISVPGYSKPVLREVAFMLMLKDPSKSIYLIEMYEWFDQEGFISLVLEYPKPCTSLRIFVKRRHTLKEPIARCLLHQLILGIQHSLDHGISHNDLHAENILVNTNTLELKVIDFGCASKYEDEEQRIIILGNIWSVGHLLYFMVNGKVPVYSRDEWQPRLLFKPKISSECCDLIEKCLNHNLETLEEVMQHEWLKKV